A genomic window from Streptomyces mirabilis includes:
- a CDS encoding BBE domain-containing protein, which produces MRPYVHGAYVNAPNIGMQDWETAYWDGNFDRLRKIKQKSDPRNVFLYEQSVPPASC; this is translated from the coding sequence ATGCGGCCCTACGTACACGGCGCCTACGTGAACGCCCCCAACATCGGCATGCAGGACTGGGAAACCGCCTACTGGGACGGCAACTTCGACCGGCTCCGCAAGATCAAGCAGAAGTCCGATCCCCGCAACGTCTTCCTGTACGAGCAGAGCGTCCCACCCGCGTCCTGCTGA